A window from Schistosoma haematobium chromosome 3, whole genome shotgun sequence encodes these proteins:
- the MEOX2 gene encoding Homeobox protein MOX-2 (EggNog:ENOG410V86G~COG:K), producing the protein MLQSNSMTLTTYMRNICHCPINQCNCLNSLPTYIEPLNSISSAYKNDHENLQHLPPSHHHHYYPYDKKSYQLQLKMRQTYTTDISNSRSNGCGSVSSIRSSSDSSSNSSSSNSSNTCCISSPSNKIKNIDPMDLTNPINSSNEELFPTCRLFPLDKIQRKDCQYESLLDHTNVHCWNDYQQIDQICSQSSTSISISPTLSSSSIQSTGKINPFSLFIPSSVKTTSTSVLPISSFQSESNAHLLRVLNHELIPWYSDHIHTINQYHSTINNHNNSDCTLPNHFTETNWYPNMLTFNEHLNIFGCKPSNLSKNDIMIMNKSKTTNIISNYTTTDTSSSTTTVDTTNSSIMTNNDGLEKYWSTEDIMYNQSLEMRNPQIKSIPSPCSVIASSSSSPIVLTSSALTTPTSTLHCTKILNQSILYNNSNNNKKPISNRNRNRSHTGEFKTNEFNNPIIQQFVNSKKSRYATDSSTTNHLSNIHHNKHISHQQFIDDNLNNSSLIDDGLKSAYIEHVTFNKTQGQEQMLNSEINRRSNISRNDNINDTTDDEYDEDDDIANDGDCLMTDKTNVSCNFHKILNNNSNNKPRKERTAFTKHQICELEKEFTTHSYLTRLRRYEIAVALNLTERQVLYDEVSHISVSKLHNRDLNFKYIFE; encoded by the exons ATGTTACAATCGAACTCGATGACATTAACTACTTATATGCGTAATATATGTCATTGTCCAATAAATCAATGTAATTGTCTAAATTCATTACCTACATATATTGAACCATTAAATTCTATATCATCGGCTTATAAAAATGATCATGAAAATCTTCAACATCTTCCTCcttctcatcatcatcattattatccatATGATAAGAAATCATATCAGTTACAATTGAAAATGAGACAAacatatactactgatattagTAATAGTCGTAGTAACGGTTGTGGTAGTGTTAGTAGTATTAGGAGTAgcagtgatagtagtagtaacagtagtagtagtaatagtagtaatacaTGTTGTATATCATCTCCaagtaataaaattaaaaacattgATCCAATGGATTTAACAAATCCAATAAATTCTTCTAATGAAGAATTATTTCCAACATGTCGATTATTTCCATTAGATAAAATACAGAGAAAAGATTGTCAATATGAATCACTATTGGATCATACAAATGTACATTGTTGGAATGATTATCAACAAATTGATCAAATCTGTTCACAATCATCCACCTCTATATCAATATCACcaacattatcatcatcatctataCAGTCTACTGGAAAGATTAATCCATTTAGTTTATTCATACCATCATCAGTAAAAACAACATCTACATCTGTATTACCAatttcttcatttcaatctgAATCTAATGCACATTTATTAAGAGTATTGAATCATGAGTTGATTCCATGGTATAGTGATCATATTCATACAATTAATCAATATCATTCTactattaataatcataataattcagATTGTACTTTACCTAATCATTTCACTGAAACAAATTGGTATCCAAATATGTTAACATTCAATGAACATTTGAATATATTCGGATGTAAACCATCGAATTTATCAAAAAATGACATAATGATTATGAATAAATCAAAAACTAcaaatattattagtaattataCTACTACAGATACATCTAGTAGTACTACAACTGTTGatactactaatagtagtataatgacaaataatgatGGATTAGAAAAATATTGGTCAACGGAAGACATAATGTATAATCAATCATTAGAAATGA gAAATCCACAGATCAAATCAATACCGAGTCCATGTTCTGTAATAgcatcctcatcatcatcaccaatcGTACTAACATCATCAGCATTGACAACCCCAACATCAACACTGCATTGCACTAAAATATTGAATCAATccattttatataataatagtaacaataataagaaACCAATTAGTAATCGTAATCGTAATCGTTCACATACTGGGgaatttaaaacaaatgaattcaataatcCTATCATACAACAATTTGTAAATTCTAAGAAATCCAGATATGCTACTGATAGTAGTACTACTAATCATTTAAGtaatattcatcataataaACATATATCACATCAACAGTTTATTGATGATAATCTTAATAATAGTTCGCTTATCGATGATGGACTTAAATCAGCATATATTGAACATGTTACATTCAATAAAACTCAAGGTCAGGAACAAATGTTAAACAGCGAAATAAACCGAAGATCAAATATTAGCAGAAACgataatattaatgatacaactgatgatgaatatgatgaagatgatgatatcGCCAATGATGGAGATTGTTTAATGACAGACAAAACAAACGTATCatgtaattttcataaaattctcaataataatagtaataataaaccaCGAAAAGAACGTACTGCATTTACTAAACATCAGATTTGTGAATTAGAAAAAGAATTTACTACTCATAGTTATTTAACAAGATTACGACGATATGAAATAGCTGTAGCGTTGAATTTAACTGAAAGACAA GTATTGTATGATGAAGTTAGTCATATATCTGTTTCTAAGTTGCACAATCGAGATTTAAACTTTAAGTATATATTTGAGTGA